The following coding sequences lie in one Streptomyces sp. NBC_00510 genomic window:
- a CDS encoding ATP-binding protein, producing the protein MTAQTALPRPRTGRLRIPARRREQRAPFAYLARALAVPLVVTVPVAVWLVVAAPGSLRAPAVIGAAAGILALACAVAVAAQERWRARRLAGQLDALRAEAERFADELLPAAVGRIAAGETVDRVLTGVREPLTGPQRRMLALIADRVGTSESRRAAAMAVGANAAGRMQALATGMLADLRQMEHRHSDPAVLHDLLHLDHRTAQAGRLADSIAVLTGARSGRRWAKPIRMESILRGAMGRIAGYQRVRLHSTSEVAVVGHAAEGVMHALAELMDNAANFSPPTAEVHVYVEEVPAGAVITVEDSGLVMGEVALRRAQSAVAAGSGDLTGLSGTRLGLTVVGRLARKHGLTVSFRPSARGGTGAVMMIPQEMLTVPRPGMDAGPDAEPVLPPEAPAAAPSVPAPAETSDRDEEARRTAPALGESGLPKRRRGQTLSSAGHDRPAARTGSSSGGHGTAAERAARFSTFRSAVHGTTPAAPAPAPDHPSPASAPGADRDEHNATAPSPESDAR; encoded by the coding sequence ATGACAGCGCAGACCGCGCTCCCGCGCCCGCGGACCGGGCGCCTGCGCATCCCGGCACGGCGGCGTGAGCAGCGCGCTCCGTTCGCGTACCTGGCGCGGGCCCTGGCGGTGCCCCTGGTGGTCACCGTCCCGGTCGCCGTGTGGCTGGTGGTCGCCGCCCCCGGGTCGCTGCGTGCCCCCGCGGTGATCGGCGCGGCCGCCGGGATCCTGGCGCTGGCCTGCGCCGTGGCCGTGGCGGCGCAGGAGCGCTGGCGGGCCCGGCGCCTCGCCGGACAGCTCGACGCGCTACGGGCCGAGGCGGAACGATTCGCCGACGAGCTGCTGCCGGCCGCCGTCGGCCGGATCGCCGCCGGTGAGACCGTGGACCGGGTACTCACCGGGGTGCGGGAGCCGCTGACCGGCCCGCAGCGCCGCATGCTGGCCCTGATCGCCGACCGGGTCGGGACGAGCGAGTCGCGCCGCGCCGCGGCGATGGCCGTCGGTGCCAACGCCGCGGGACGCATGCAGGCGCTGGCCACCGGAATGCTGGCCGACCTGCGGCAGATGGAGCACCGCCACAGCGACCCGGCCGTGCTGCACGACCTGCTGCACCTGGACCACCGCACCGCCCAGGCCGGCCGCCTCGCCGACAGCATCGCCGTGCTGACCGGGGCCCGTTCCGGACGCCGGTGGGCCAAGCCGATCCGGATGGAGTCGATCCTGCGCGGCGCGATGGGGCGTATCGCCGGCTACCAGCGGGTGCGGCTCCACTCCACCAGCGAGGTCGCCGTCGTCGGCCACGCCGCCGAGGGCGTGATGCACGCGCTGGCCGAACTCATGGACAACGCCGCCAACTTCTCCCCGCCCACCGCCGAGGTCCACGTGTACGTGGAGGAGGTGCCCGCGGGCGCGGTCATCACGGTCGAGGACAGCGGTCTGGTCATGGGGGAGGTCGCGCTGCGCCGGGCGCAGAGCGCCGTGGCGGCCGGGTCCGGGGACCTGACCGGCCTGTCCGGGACCAGGCTCGGGCTGACGGTCGTCGGCCGGCTGGCCCGCAAGCACGGGCTGACGGTGTCCTTCCGGCCCTCGGCCCGCGGTGGCACCGGCGCGGTCATGATGATCCCGCAGGAGATGCTCACCGTCCCGCGTCCCGGCATGGACGCCGGTCCCGACGCCGAGCCCGTCCTGCCCCCGGAGGCCCCGGCCGCCGCCCCGTCCGTCCCGGCCCCCGCCGAGACGTCCGACCGCGACGAGGAGGCCCGGCGCACGGCGCCGGCCCTGGGTGAGAGCGGCCTGCCCAAGCGCCGCCGCGGCCAGACGCTGTCCTCCGCCGGCCACGACCGGCCCGCCGCACGGACCGGTTCGAGCTCCGGCGGCCACGGCACGGCGGCCGAACGGGCCGCACGGTTCAGCACGTTCCGCAGCGCGGTGCACGGCACCACCCCCGCCGCACCCGCACCCGCCCCCGACCACCCGTCACCCGCGTCCGCGCCCGGCGCGGACCGCGACGAGCACAACGCGACGGCCCCATCCCCAGAAAGCGACGCGCGATGA
- a CDS encoding roadblock/LC7 domain-containing protein, whose amino-acid sequence MTAPATGHTSTDERLNWLLENLLERTPGARHALVLSRDGLKLCRTPELSVDQADQLAAISAGIQSLSQGASMEFGDGSGGVRQAMAEFYGGILFIVEAGDGAHLAVVAADDAEVGLIGHNMHELVEQLGEHLSAPPREVPGEDGDGA is encoded by the coding sequence ATGACCGCACCGGCCACCGGCCACACCAGTACGGACGAGCGGCTCAACTGGCTGCTGGAGAACCTGCTGGAGCGCACCCCGGGTGCCCGCCACGCCCTGGTCCTGTCCCGGGACGGGCTCAAGCTGTGCCGCACCCCCGAGCTCTCGGTGGACCAGGCGGACCAGCTCGCGGCGATCTCCGCCGGCATCCAGAGCCTGTCGCAGGGCGCGTCCATGGAGTTCGGCGACGGCAGCGGCGGCGTGCGGCAGGCCATGGCCGAGTTCTACGGCGGGATCCTGTTCATCGTCGAGGCCGGTGACGGCGCCCACCTCGCGGTCGTCGCCGCCGACGACGCCGAGGTCGGCCTGATCGGTCACAACATGCACGAGCTGGTCGAACAGCTCGGTGAGCACCTGAGCGCGCCCCCGCGCGAGGTGCCCGGTGAGGACGGCGACGGCGCATGA
- a CDS encoding DUF742 domain-containing protein has product MTPRPGREEDPDRLYTLTSGRSRPASDAFDLVTLVVAECDPVPGMQSEHAAILRICRRPTAVVELAADLGLPVGITQVLLCDLLDTGRISARHPRTARTAAQLPDPEILEQVLVGLRNL; this is encoded by the coding sequence ATGACACCCCGCCCGGGCCGGGAGGAGGATCCGGACCGGCTGTACACCCTCACGTCGGGCCGCAGCCGGCCCGCGTCCGACGCGTTCGACCTGGTGACCCTGGTGGTCGCCGAATGCGATCCGGTCCCGGGGATGCAGTCCGAGCACGCGGCGATCCTGCGGATCTGCCGCCGGCCCACCGCCGTCGTGGAGCTCGCCGCCGACCTGGGACTCCCGGTCGGCATCACCCAGGTGCTGCTGTGCGACCTGCTGGACACCGGCCGGATCAGCGCCCGGCACCCCCGTACCGCCCGGACGGCGGCTCAACTGCCGGACCCCGAGATCCTGGAGCAGGTGCTCGTTGGACTACGCAACCTCTGA
- a CDS encoding ATP/GTP-binding protein, which produces MDYATSDPGLVPGPPGPRAPLDASADNGLKIVITGGFGVGKTTMVRSVSEIRPLNTEETMTQAGAGVDDLAGVGAKTSTTVAFDFGRISVNARTVLYLFGAPGQERFWFLWDRLFSGTLGAVVLVDTRRLDDSWYAIDRLEHHGTPFVVARNDFGGPKHTEEQVRDALSLADGVPLVDCDARSRQSSKDVLITLVQHLQTLSGARPRPRERTAP; this is translated from the coding sequence TTGGACTACGCAACCTCTGACCCCGGCCTCGTTCCCGGCCCGCCGGGGCCGCGGGCGCCGCTCGACGCGAGCGCCGACAACGGGCTGAAGATCGTCATCACCGGTGGGTTCGGCGTCGGGAAGACGACCATGGTCCGCTCGGTCAGCGAGATCCGTCCGCTGAACACCGAGGAGACCATGACGCAGGCCGGTGCCGGGGTCGACGACCTCGCCGGTGTGGGGGCGAAGACCTCCACCACCGTGGCCTTCGACTTCGGCCGGATCAGCGTCAACGCGCGCACCGTGCTCTACCTGTTCGGCGCACCCGGGCAGGAACGGTTCTGGTTCCTGTGGGACCGGCTGTTCTCCGGCACGCTCGGCGCGGTGGTGCTGGTCGACACCCGTCGGCTGGACGACTCCTGGTACGCCATCGACCGCCTGGAGCACCACGGCACCCCGTTCGTGGTGGCCCGCAACGACTTCGGCGGGCCGAAGCACACCGAGGAACAGGTCCGCGACGCGCTGTCGCTGGCGGACGGGGTGCCGCTGGTGGACTGCGACGCGCGGTCCCGGCAGTCCTCCAAGGACGTCCTCATCACCCTCGTCCAGCACCTGCAGACCCTGTCCGGCGCCCGCCCGCGCCCCCGGGAGAGGACCGCCCCGTGA
- a CDS encoding cytochrome P450, producing MTSQPSAAAGACPFAGAVPFSGPRFHVEPAALYRELRREHGALAPVELDGGIPAWLVLGYRELLHVTGDPVLFSRDSDLWNQWDRIPDDWPLLPMIGRKQPSILYTVGERHRQRAAMMGNAMEAIDAVELRRHAERYADGLVDTFCGSGTADILDEFAMLLPVRVLARLYGFPEEQGPRLVKAVKDLVDGGADAIAGQMYVYSAMTELLEAKKEQPGADVVSRMLADRYDFSDEEIVQDLMVMTVAGHQPTADWIGNSLRLMLTDDRFAASFTGGRNSVGQAMNEVLWEDTPSQNIAGRWASRDTRLGGRQIASGDLLILGFAAANADPQVHLEAGASTNGNNAWFSFGHGEHRCPFPAQEIAEAIARTGIEVLLDRLPDLELAVDPAELVRRPSPWLRGMTKLPVRFTPTPVLGEL from the coding sequence GTGACCAGTCAGCCCTCCGCGGCCGCCGGCGCCTGCCCGTTCGCCGGGGCGGTGCCGTTCAGCGGTCCGCGCTTCCACGTCGAACCGGCCGCCCTGTACCGGGAGTTGCGCCGCGAGCACGGGGCCCTGGCCCCCGTGGAGCTCGACGGCGGCATACCGGCCTGGCTCGTGCTGGGCTACCGGGAACTGCTGCACGTCACCGGCGACCCGGTGCTCTTCAGCCGCGACTCGGACTTGTGGAACCAGTGGGACCGCATCCCCGACGACTGGCCGCTGCTGCCCATGATCGGGCGCAAGCAGCCGTCGATCCTCTACACCGTGGGCGAGCGGCACCGGCAGCGCGCCGCGATGATGGGCAACGCCATGGAGGCCATCGACGCGGTCGAACTGCGCCGTCACGCCGAGCGCTACGCCGACGGGCTGGTCGACACCTTCTGCGGCAGCGGCACGGCGGACATCCTCGACGAGTTCGCGATGCTGCTCCCGGTGCGCGTGCTGGCCCGGCTCTACGGCTTCCCCGAGGAGCAGGGCCCCCGCCTGGTGAAGGCGGTCAAGGACCTGGTCGACGGCGGCGCGGACGCCATCGCCGGCCAGATGTACGTCTACTCCGCGATGACCGAGCTGCTCGAGGCGAAGAAGGAGCAGCCGGGCGCGGACGTGGTCTCGCGGATGCTCGCCGACCGGTACGACTTCTCCGACGAGGAGATCGTGCAGGACCTGATGGTGATGACCGTGGCCGGGCACCAGCCCACCGCGGACTGGATCGGCAACTCGCTGCGGCTGATGCTCACCGACGACCGCTTCGCCGCCTCGTTCACCGGCGGCCGGAACAGCGTCGGGCAGGCCATGAACGAGGTCCTGTGGGAGGACACCCCCAGCCAGAACATCGCCGGGCGGTGGGCCAGCCGCGACACCCGGCTCGGCGGGCGCCAGATCGCCTCCGGCGACCTGCTCATCCTCGGCTTCGCCGCGGCCAACGCCGACCCTCAGGTGCACCTGGAGGCCGGGGCCTCCACCAACGGCAACAACGCCTGGTTCTCCTTCGGCCACGGTGAGCACCGCTGCCCGTTCCCGGCGCAGGAGATCGCCGAGGCCATCGCCCGCACCGGCATCGAGGTGCTGCTGGACCGGCTGCCCGACCTCGAACTGGCGGTCGACCCCGCCGAACTGGTGCGCCGTCCGTCCCCGTGGCTGCGGGGCATGACCAAGCTCCCCGTGCGTTTCACACCCACCCCCGTGCTAGGAGAACTCTGA
- a CDS encoding cytochrome P450: protein MECPVTGHRAASPIVLDPLVGDLVAESAALREEGPLAAVVLPGGVPVWAVTHHAEARALLTDPRLVKDIAHWDAFTRGEIPADWALIGLANPGRSMLTVDGADHRRLRALVAQALTPRRVEQMRARIEELTAGLLERVEEAAREGEVLDLKATFAYPLPMYVVQELMGIDEAHLPRLKVLFEKFFSTQTPPDEVIATLGELATLMAKTVADRRAEPGDDLTSALIAASEDGDHLTDAEIQSTLQLMIAAGHETTISLIVNAVVNLLTHPDQLALVREGKASWESVVEETLRHSTPTSHVLIRFATEDVPVGDKVIAKGEALIVSYAAIGGDEKQHGPSAGVFDITREHPIRHIAFGHGPHVCPGAALSRLEASVALPALFERFPKLDLAVPATELRNKPVVTQNDLYELPVTVN, encoded by the coding sequence ATGGAATGCCCGGTCACCGGCCACCGCGCGGCCTCCCCGATCGTGCTGGACCCGCTGGTGGGCGACCTGGTCGCCGAGAGCGCCGCGCTGCGCGAGGAGGGCCCGCTGGCCGCGGTCGTCCTGCCCGGCGGGGTGCCGGTGTGGGCCGTGACGCACCATGCCGAGGCCCGCGCGCTGCTGACCGACCCGCGGCTGGTGAAGGACATCGCCCACTGGGACGCCTTCACCCGCGGTGAGATACCCGCCGACTGGGCGCTGATCGGCCTGGCCAACCCCGGCCGCTCCATGCTCACCGTGGACGGCGCCGACCACCGCCGGCTGCGCGCCCTGGTCGCCCAGGCGCTCACCCCCCGCCGCGTCGAGCAGATGCGGGCCCGCATCGAGGAGCTGACGGCCGGTCTCCTGGAGCGCGTCGAGGAGGCGGCACGTGAGGGCGAGGTGCTGGACCTGAAGGCCACCTTCGCCTACCCGCTGCCGATGTACGTCGTGCAGGAGCTGATGGGCATCGACGAGGCCCACCTGCCGCGCCTGAAGGTGCTGTTCGAGAAGTTCTTCTCCACCCAGACCCCGCCCGACGAGGTCATCGCCACCCTCGGCGAGCTCGCGACCCTGATGGCCAAGACCGTCGCCGACCGGCGCGCCGAGCCCGGCGACGACCTGACCAGCGCGCTCATCGCGGCCTCCGAGGACGGTGACCACCTCACCGACGCGGAGATCCAGAGCACCCTGCAGCTGATGATCGCCGCGGGCCACGAGACCACGATCTCCCTCATCGTGAACGCGGTCGTCAACCTGCTCACCCACCCCGACCAGCTCGCGCTGGTGCGGGAGGGCAAGGCGAGCTGGGAGTCGGTGGTGGAGGAGACGCTGCGCCACTCCACGCCCACCTCGCACGTGCTGATCCGCTTCGCCACCGAGGACGTCCCCGTCGGTGACAAGGTCATCGCCAAGGGCGAGGCGCTGATCGTCTCCTACGCGGCGATCGGCGGCGACGAGAAGCAGCACGGTCCGAGCGCCGGCGTCTTCGACATCACCCGCGAGCACCCCATCCGGCACATCGCCTTCGGCCACGGCCCGCACGTGTGCCCGGGCGCCGCGCTGTCCCGGCTGGAGGCCTCGGTGGCACTGCCCGCCCTGTTCGAGCGCTTCCCCAAGCTCGACCTGGCGGTGCCGGCGACGGAGCTGCGGAACAAGCCCGTGGTCACCCAGAACGACCTGTACGAGCTGCCGGTCACCGTGAACTGA
- a CDS encoding LLM class flavin-dependent oxidoreductase — protein MPLRKLGFLTIGLFDETDPRRGHETTLEMIQLGERLGFDSAWVRHRHLQFGISSPVAVLAAASQRTSRIELGTAVIPLGWENPLRLAEDLATVDLLSGGRLNPGVSVGPPMHFDEVRGALYPDTAGQEDFSYTRVQRLLGFVRGEPATAFSGTEGFEVFSDRVQPYSPGLGDRMWYGGGSLRSARWAGEHGMNLLTSSVVKAEESEDFAAIQLSHIRAFRAAHPDGERARVSQGLVVVPTDSASAGQREKYLEYARRRLPRTAGPQGPGRLLFAPDLVGTSQEIAERLSAHGAFREVDEVAFALPFAFEPEDYVQILTDIATRLGPALGRPAAPAP, from the coding sequence ATGCCGCTGCGCAAGCTGGGCTTCCTGACCATCGGGCTGTTCGACGAGACCGATCCACGGCGCGGGCACGAGACGACGCTCGAGATGATCCAGCTGGGCGAGCGACTGGGCTTCGACAGCGCGTGGGTGCGCCACCGCCACCTGCAGTTCGGCATCTCCTCGCCGGTGGCCGTCCTTGCCGCCGCCTCGCAGCGCACCAGCCGCATCGAACTGGGCACGGCCGTCATCCCGCTGGGATGGGAGAACCCGCTGCGACTGGCCGAGGACCTGGCGACGGTGGACCTGCTGTCCGGCGGCCGCCTCAACCCGGGCGTCAGCGTCGGCCCGCCGATGCACTTCGACGAGGTCCGCGGCGCCCTCTACCCGGACACCGCAGGCCAGGAGGACTTCTCCTACACCCGGGTGCAGCGCCTGCTGGGCTTCGTCCGGGGCGAGCCGGCCACCGCCTTCAGCGGCACCGAGGGCTTCGAGGTCTTCTCCGACCGCGTCCAGCCGTACTCCCCGGGGCTCGGCGACCGCATGTGGTACGGCGGCGGGAGCCTGCGCTCGGCGCGGTGGGCCGGGGAGCACGGGATGAACCTCCTGACGAGCAGCGTGGTCAAGGCGGAGGAGTCCGAGGACTTCGCGGCGATCCAGCTGTCCCACATCCGCGCCTTCCGGGCCGCACACCCCGACGGGGAACGGGCCCGGGTCTCCCAGGGACTGGTCGTCGTCCCCACCGACAGCGCCTCGGCCGGCCAGCGCGAGAAGTACCTGGAGTACGCCCGCCGCCGGCTGCCGCGCACCGCCGGCCCGCAGGGGCCCGGGCGGCTGCTGTTCGCCCCCGACCTGGTCGGCACCTCGCAGGAGATCGCGGAGCGGCTCTCCGCGCACGGGGCCTTCCGCGAGGTCGACGAGGTCGCCTTCGCACTGCCGTTCGCCTTCGAACCCGAGGACTACGTGCAGATCCTCACCGACATCGCCACCCGGCTCGGACCGGCCCTCGGCCGTCCGGCGGCCCCGGCCCCCTGA
- a CDS encoding PhoX family phosphatase, with amino-acid sequence MRPHRLLPLLPRHDGGRSALTCRFKCGDACAHEAPNTSGNAYLGDVVADALSRRTMLRTGAVVTLAAAAGGIAVTSGTDVAAAAPEPKHGGHGGHGGTVDPDAAKGLRFRPVEPNTVDALVVPEGYAQSVVIRWGDPILRGAPAFDQARQTAAAQAGQFGYNNDFLHLFDLPGERGRQVLVANHEYTDEILMFPGYDAADPTREQVEIAWAAHGLSVVVVEEDRHSGRLYPVNRHGLNRRVHTKTAFRLTGPAAGSPLLRTKADPTGTKVLGTLNNCAGGTTPWGTVLSGEENFNQYFGNAASVTDPVTAERLKRYGIAGAASERKWERFDDRFDLAKEPNEVNRFGWIVELDPFDADSTPRKHTALGRFKHEAAQPRLTDDGRPVVYMGDDERFDYMYKFVASKAMRHGTGRAVREHNLSLLDEGTLYVARLTGDSPAAEFDGSGKLPSDGEFDGSGEWIKLASGTTSFVEGMTAEEVYLFTRMAADKAGATKMDRPEDVEPSPRTGRVYVALTNNTNRGKAGSAGPDEANPRSNNKHGHVLELAEFFDDPAADRFAWRLFLVAGDPSDPATYFAGFPKDDVSPISCPDNVAFDPHGNLWISTDGAPGTLGTHDALFGVAVKGDKRGQVRQFLSVPKGAETCGPIVQDQRVLVAVQHPGETDGSTYENPSSRWPDGGKRIPRPSVVVVWRKDGRDIGV; translated from the coding sequence GTGCGGCCGCACAGACTTCTTCCGCTGCTCCCCCGCCACGACGGTGGCAGGTCCGCCCTCACCTGCCGGTTCAAGTGCGGTGACGCCTGCGCCCACGAGGCCCCGAACACCAGCGGCAACGCCTACCTCGGCGACGTCGTCGCCGACGCCCTCTCCCGCCGCACCATGCTGCGGACCGGCGCCGTGGTCACCCTGGCCGCCGCCGCAGGAGGCATAGCCGTCACGTCCGGCACCGATGTGGCCGCCGCCGCCCCCGAACCGAAGCACGGGGGCCACGGCGGTCACGGCGGCACCGTCGACCCCGACGCCGCCAAGGGCCTGCGCTTCCGGCCCGTCGAGCCGAACACCGTGGACGCCCTCGTCGTCCCCGAGGGCTACGCGCAGAGCGTCGTGATCCGCTGGGGCGACCCCATCCTGCGCGGCGCCCCCGCGTTCGACCAGGCGCGGCAGACCGCCGCGGCGCAGGCCGGCCAGTTCGGCTACAACAACGACTTCCTGCACCTGTTCGACCTGCCCGGTGAGCGTGGCCGTCAGGTACTCGTCGCCAACCACGAGTACACCGACGAGATCCTCATGTTCCCGGGCTACGACGCGGCCGACCCCACCCGCGAGCAGGTCGAGATCGCGTGGGCCGCGCACGGCCTCAGCGTGGTCGTGGTCGAGGAGGACCGGCACTCCGGCCGCCTGTACCCGGTGAACCGGCACGGCCTGAACCGGCGGGTCCACACCAAGACGGCCTTCCGGCTGACCGGCCCCGCCGCGGGCAGCCCCCTGCTGCGCACCAAGGCCGACCCCACCGGCACGAAGGTCCTCGGCACCCTCAACAACTGCGCCGGCGGCACCACCCCGTGGGGCACCGTGCTCTCGGGCGAGGAGAACTTCAACCAGTACTTCGGCAACGCGGCCTCGGTCACCGACCCGGTCACCGCGGAGCGGCTGAAGCGCTATGGCATCGCCGGCGCGGCCAGCGAGCGCAAGTGGGAACGGTTCGACGACCGCTTCGACCTGGCCAAGGAGCCCAACGAGGTCAACCGCTTCGGCTGGATCGTGGAACTCGACCCCTTCGACGCGGACTCGACGCCGCGCAAGCACACCGCCCTCGGCCGCTTCAAGCACGAGGCCGCGCAGCCCCGGCTCACGGACGACGGCCGCCCCGTCGTCTACATGGGCGACGACGAGCGCTTTGACTACATGTACAAGTTCGTGGCGAGCAAGGCGATGCGGCACGGCACCGGACGGGCCGTCCGCGAGCACAACCTGTCGCTGCTGGACGAGGGCACGCTCTACGTCGCCAGGCTCACCGGCGACAGCCCGGCCGCGGAGTTCGACGGCAGCGGGAAGCTGCCCTCGGACGGCGAGTTCGACGGCTCCGGCGAGTGGATCAAGCTGGCGAGCGGCACCACCTCCTTCGTGGAGGGCATGACCGCCGAGGAGGTCTACCTCTTCACCCGGATGGCGGCGGACAAGGCCGGCGCCACGAAGATGGACCGCCCCGAGGACGTCGAGCCCAGCCCGCGCACCGGTCGCGTCTACGTGGCGCTGACCAACAACACCAACCGCGGCAAGGCCGGCTCCGCCGGCCCCGACGAGGCCAACCCGCGGAGCAACAACAAGCACGGGCACGTGCTGGAGCTGGCGGAGTTCTTCGACGACCCGGCCGCCGACCGCTTCGCGTGGCGGCTGTTCCTGGTCGCCGGAGACCCCTCGGACCCCGCCACCTACTTCGCCGGCTTCCCGAAGGACGACGTCAGCCCGATCTCCTGCCCGGACAACGTGGCCTTCGACCCGCACGGCAACCTGTGGATCTCCACCGACGGCGCGCCGGGCACCCTCGGCACCCACGACGCCCTCTTCGGCGTCGCGGTCAAGGGTGACAAGCGTGGTCAGGTCCGGCAGTTCCTGAGCGTGCCCAAGGGCGCCGAGACCTGTGGCCCGATCGTCCAGGACCAGCGCGTCCTGGTCGCGGTGCAGCACCCCGGCGAGACCGACGGCTCCACGTACGAGAACCCGTCCTCGCGCTGGCCGGACGGTGGCAAGCGGATCCCCCGCCCCTCCGTCGTCGTGGTGTGGCGCAAGGACGGCCGCGACATCGGCGTGTGA
- a CDS encoding GNAT family N-acetyltransferase, with product MPITVRPAAPEDAPVICELLNAVDVVELGQPETDLGTVESSLVHPEADLERNSWLVFEDGVPVAFGLLWDDSGAERIDVDHYVLTAHQEAGERLLDLLEDRAAERAAENGVARAVVHLALNTAPTMDTSRLTRRGWKTVRRYHVLTRPLSAAADTVPEPPPGLTLRDCAEEADRRRAHELLQETFAEHFDHQRRTYPQWLDDLGSGIDWSLVWIASLEGAGDVGVALTRDDRAAMAWIRSLGVRKEARGRGVAGHLLRHAFGVYAARGRDTLGLGVDTDNTTGALRLYTAHGMGLHFAVDTWEVTLPAAARA from the coding sequence ATGCCCATCACCGTACGGCCGGCCGCCCCCGAGGACGCGCCCGTCATCTGCGAGTTGCTCAACGCCGTCGACGTCGTGGAGCTCGGGCAGCCCGAGACCGACCTGGGGACGGTCGAGTCGTCACTGGTCCACCCCGAGGCCGACCTGGAACGCAACTCCTGGCTGGTCTTCGAGGACGGCGTGCCCGTCGCGTTCGGGCTGCTGTGGGACGACTCCGGCGCCGAACGCATCGACGTCGACCACTACGTCCTGACCGCGCACCAGGAGGCCGGGGAGCGGCTGCTGGACCTCCTGGAGGACCGGGCCGCCGAGCGCGCCGCGGAGAACGGCGTGGCCCGGGCCGTCGTCCATCTCGCCCTGAACACCGCGCCCACCATGGACACGTCCCGCCTGACGCGGCGCGGCTGGAAGACCGTACGGCGCTACCACGTGCTGACCCGCCCGCTGTCCGCGGCCGCGGACACCGTCCCCGAGCCGCCGCCTGGGCTGACGCTGCGCGACTGCGCGGAGGAGGCCGACCGGCGCCGCGCCCACGAACTCCTGCAGGAGACCTTCGCGGAGCACTTCGACCACCAGCGCCGCACCTACCCGCAGTGGCTGGACGACCTCGGCTCGGGCATCGACTGGTCCCTGGTGTGGATCGCCTCGCTGGAGGGCGCGGGGGACGTCGGCGTGGCGCTGACCCGTGACGACCGCGCGGCCATGGCGTGGATCCGCAGCCTCGGGGTGCGCAAGGAGGCGCGGGGCCGGGGCGTCGCCGGCCACCTGCTGCGCCACGCCTTCGGGGTCTACGCCGCCCGCGGCCGCGACACCCTCGGCCTGGGGGTGGACACCGACAACACCACGGGGGCCCTGCGCCTGTACACCGCGCACGGCATGGGTCTGCACTTCGCGGTGGACACCTGGGAGGTGACGCTGCCCGCGGCCGCCCGGGCGTGA
- a CDS encoding NAD(P)-dependent oxidoreductase, translating into MTAGALAITGAAGTIGSVARAALRGESARLVLLDRVPLVAEAANEEVHTVDLRDADAVRSALVGVDRVLHLGGIPDEAPLADLLEANVLGTHHVLEAARCGGIRRVVLAGSNRVTGFYPAGHRTAPDEPVRPDGLYGVSKAAVEALGRLYADKFGLSVICLRIGSFEAEPGEPRHLATWLSHRDAVGWIRAALTAPPGVRYATAYAVSANTRRFWELPDPSVLGYTPVDDAEQHASRLTTADGDAVPDPAAPQGGPYALPEVTLAHLRR; encoded by the coding sequence ATGACGGCGGGAGCGCTGGCGATCACGGGCGCGGCGGGCACCATCGGCTCCGTGGCGCGCGCCGCACTGCGCGGGGAGTCGGCACGGCTGGTCCTGCTCGACCGGGTCCCGCTGGTCGCGGAAGCCGCGAACGAGGAGGTGCACACCGTCGACCTGCGCGACGCCGACGCCGTGCGGTCCGCCCTGGTGGGCGTCGACCGGGTCCTGCACCTCGGCGGCATCCCCGACGAGGCCCCGCTGGCCGACCTCCTGGAGGCCAACGTCCTCGGCACCCACCACGTCCTGGAAGCCGCCCGGTGCGGTGGCATCCGGCGCGTCGTGCTGGCCGGGAGCAACCGCGTCACCGGTTTCTACCCCGCCGGGCACCGCACCGCTCCGGACGAACCGGTGCGCCCCGACGGCCTGTACGGGGTCAGCAAGGCGGCCGTCGAGGCGCTGGGACGGCTCTACGCCGACAAGTTCGGGCTCTCCGTCATCTGCCTGCGCATCGGCAGCTTCGAGGCGGAACCCGGCGAGCCCCGCCACCTGGCGACCTGGCTCAGCCACCGCGACGCCGTCGGCTGGATCCGGGCCGCGCTCACCGCGCCGCCCGGCGTGCGCTACGCCACGGCGTACGCCGTCTCCGCCAACACCCGCCGCTTCTGGGAACTCCCCGACCCGTCGGTGCTCGGCTACACCCCCGTCGACGACGCCGAGCAGCACGCCTCGCGCCTCACCACCGCGGACGGCGACGCCGTACCGGACCCGGCCGCGCCCCAGGGCGGCCCGTACGCCCTGCCCGAGGTCACGCTCGCGCACCTTCGACGCTGA